One Phaseolus vulgaris cultivar G19833 chromosome 4, P. vulgaris v2.0, whole genome shotgun sequence DNA window includes the following coding sequences:
- the LOC137838398 gene encoding uncharacterized protein, which produces MAEDLPSIVSKAVKDSLKKLQEENSALQESNRLIRIEAEKLSCNLMVAEINHSRLEDAMGAELRGARKEASDLCQKLHLQAQEKIELESKLVPYRLKVANLEAAMKADATKVENLEKRSADREVLLGKVEKERDDTMAELAKARKENTKIAAELAQARDEGKKAAEELARAREEAEELKKQTDELKKQPQELEQSSAQVLAAGFDAALEQVSCQYTELDLSMVSICNEVVDGKIVPSED; this is translated from the coding sequence atggcggaggatctcCCTTCAATCGTATCGAAGGCCGTGAAGGACTCCCTCAAGaagctccaagaggagaactcAGCGCTCCAGGAGTCAAACCGCctgataaggattgaggcggaaaAGCTTTCTTGCAACCTGATGGTGGCAGAGATCAAtcattcaaggctggaggacgccatggGCGCTGAGCTAAGGGGCGCGCgtaaggaggcctccgatctgtgccaaaaactgcacctccaagctcaagagaaaatcgagctggaaAGCAAGCTTGTAccttacaggctcaaggtggccaacttagaggctgcaatgaaagcagatgcaaccaaggtggaaaaccttgaaaagaggtcggcagatcgggaggtcctcctcgggaaggtcgagaaggagagggacgacaccatggctgagctcgccaaAGCTCGAAAGGAAAACACGAAGATCGCTGCAGAGCTGGCTCAAGCCCGGGATGAAGGCAAAAAGGCCGCTGAAGAACTTGCTCGGGCTCGTGAAGAAGccgaagagctgaagaaacaaaccgatgagctgaagaaacaaccacaagagctcgagcaaagttccgcccaagtccttgccgccgggttcgacgccgctTTGGAGCAAGTCTCATGCCAATACActgagctcgacctctccatggtatcaatctgcaacgaggtggtggatgggaagatcgtgccatCTGAAGACTAA